A single genomic interval of Pantanalinema sp. harbors:
- a CDS encoding protein kinase → MADLRTHRELTERGEAAIVSALLALGDAYVVLPHLLLSGMLGPRNPDDLDVVVLGPAGAALIEYRHWHGRLTVSEAPTPWILHYAAGGSEPRPNPVSSLRDKAQALLEHLSASGAAPATVLKAVVVPDRTRIEGEAQEPVMPLSALALWLEGALSGPASPWTLQAADLLRPPVPPRMVNQYRLTSLLGREGDHTTYLAFDTLKHRLVTLREMPYDPFQRPEDLDRARTELLREAKLTMELFHPAIARIDQLIPQDDCYYVVGEWIEGAQNLREALSHGVLTVESALDLAIACADALAYAHGRGIVHRNVRPENILLAGRAVKLTNFKMAKKADLGTRSTFDLRQMAQENPYAAPEFKLGAEGHHRVDVRADVYALGAVLYEALSGNPPVHLDEKYWHAPSASRSGIPEGLDAAIQQALRFDPAQRFSTMAAFRERLLAIREGRSADPKPARYVERRLVKRTRNSLLYRALDRERGHEVALKKILLDPAVCPDARSAAVQRLLREAQIARTLVHPRIVTVLDQFVEDEDPYVVMEWLEGHDVREHLDGRRAALTCEEALDLVRQAGEALSYAHEQGIVHCDLKPENLMREGSRVTVLDFGLASRVGADPSPEALPAGTPRYMAPEVLQGLAADPRSDVFSLAVVLYELLTGRYPYGPEVLMGRFAPSESETMLAPPSHLNLAVPPALDAPLMRALAVAPEARTPTMAEFLAELAAADEAMNAGGFLPRGNAPLRALFLGGLGLVVVGGLGLGVYLGGPGLIGGLPQQSAPQPSPADAFASRPALERTPAPLPSEVPAPEPTPQPTQAPVTPAHEVSWASSAVSINGVTVRVERIIGDKGQSLVTLKVTNGTDAVVSFLKPQEALGRLVITDDLSGDYSRDVDWTSLPLVLSQVEAGQTAEGTLRLTRTIDPAAGMVRLLLKEDGGVSREFLLRAYRLEN, encoded by the coding sequence ATGGCTGATCTGCGCACGCACCGCGAGCTCACGGAGAGGGGCGAGGCGGCCATCGTCTCGGCCCTCTTGGCGCTGGGGGACGCCTACGTCGTCCTCCCGCACCTGCTCCTGAGCGGCATGCTCGGCCCGCGCAACCCCGACGACCTCGACGTGGTCGTGCTTGGGCCCGCCGGGGCCGCGCTGATCGAGTACCGTCACTGGCATGGACGCTTGACCGTTTCCGAGGCGCCGACCCCCTGGATCCTGCACTACGCGGCGGGCGGCTCGGAGCCGCGGCCCAACCCGGTGTCGAGCTTGCGCGACAAGGCCCAGGCCCTGCTCGAGCACCTGAGCGCCAGCGGCGCGGCGCCCGCGACCGTCCTCAAGGCGGTGGTCGTGCCTGACCGCACCCGGATCGAGGGCGAGGCACAGGAGCCTGTCATGCCCCTTTCGGCGCTCGCGCTCTGGCTGGAAGGGGCCCTGAGCGGGCCCGCCTCGCCATGGACCTTGCAGGCCGCCGATCTCCTGCGCCCGCCGGTCCCGCCCCGGATGGTCAACCAGTATCGCCTGACCTCGCTGCTCGGGCGGGAGGGGGATCACACCACCTACCTCGCCTTCGACACCCTCAAGCATCGCCTGGTCACCCTCCGGGAGATGCCCTACGATCCCTTCCAGCGCCCCGAGGACCTGGACCGCGCCCGGACCGAGCTCCTGCGCGAGGCCAAGCTGACCATGGAGCTGTTCCACCCGGCGATCGCCCGGATCGACCAGCTCATCCCGCAGGACGATTGCTACTACGTCGTGGGAGAGTGGATCGAGGGGGCCCAGAACCTGCGCGAGGCCCTTTCGCACGGCGTCCTGACCGTCGAGAGCGCGCTGGATCTGGCGATCGCCTGCGCCGATGCCCTGGCCTACGCCCATGGCCGCGGGATTGTGCATCGCAACGTTCGGCCCGAGAACATCCTGCTTGCCGGCCGCGCCGTGAAGCTGACCAACTTCAAGATGGCCAAGAAGGCGGATCTCGGCACGCGGTCCACCTTCGACCTGCGCCAGATGGCCCAGGAGAACCCTTACGCGGCCCCCGAGTTCAAGCTCGGTGCCGAGGGGCACCACCGGGTGGACGTTCGCGCCGACGTGTACGCCCTGGGGGCCGTCCTCTACGAGGCCCTGAGCGGCAACCCGCCGGTCCACCTGGACGAGAAGTACTGGCATGCGCCCTCTGCCTCGCGCTCGGGCATCCCCGAGGGCCTCGACGCGGCCATCCAGCAGGCCCTGCGCTTCGATCCCGCCCAGCGCTTCTCGACCATGGCGGCCTTCCGCGAGCGCTTGCTCGCCATTCGCGAGGGGCGCTCGGCCGATCCCAAGCCCGCGCGCTACGTGGAGCGCCGCCTGGTAAAGCGGACGCGCAACAGCCTGCTTTACAGGGCGCTCGATCGGGAGCGGGGCCACGAGGTGGCCCTCAAGAAGATCCTGCTCGATCCCGCCGTCTGCCCCGACGCCCGAAGCGCGGCGGTGCAGCGCCTGCTCCGCGAGGCCCAGATCGCGCGGACCCTCGTGCACCCGCGCATCGTGACGGTGCTCGACCAGTTCGTCGAGGACGAGGACCCGTACGTGGTCATGGAGTGGCTGGAGGGCCACGACGTCCGCGAGCACCTGGACGGTCGCCGCGCGGCGCTGACGTGCGAGGAGGCCCTGGACCTGGTGCGGCAAGCGGGCGAGGCGCTGAGCTACGCGCACGAGCAAGGGATCGTCCATTGCGACCTGAAGCCCGAGAACCTCATGCGCGAGGGTAGCCGGGTGACCGTGCTGGACTTCGGCCTGGCCTCGCGCGTGGGGGCCGACCCCTCGCCGGAAGCGCTGCCGGCAGGGACCCCGCGCTACATGGCGCCCGAGGTGCTTCAAGGCCTTGCGGCGGACCCGCGATCCGACGTGTTCTCGCTGGCGGTGGTGCTCTACGAGCTGCTGACGGGCCGCTATCCTTACGGCCCCGAGGTCCTCATGGGCCGCTTCGCGCCGAGCGAGAGCGAGACCATGCTCGCTCCGCCCAGCCACCTGAACCTCGCGGTGCCGCCCGCGCTGGATGCGCCCCTCATGAGGGCCCTGGCCGTTGCGCCCGAGGCGCGGACCCCCACCATGGCCGAATTTCTCGCCGAGCTCGCGGCAGCGGACGAGGCGATGAACGCGGGGGGCTTCCTGCCGCGCGGGAACGCGCCCCTCAGGGCCCTTTTCCTGGGCGGGCTGGGGCTGGTCGTGGTCGGGGGGCTGGGGCTCGGCGTCTATCTCGGCGGGCCTGGCCTGATCGGCGGCTTGCCACAGCAAAGCGCGCCCCAGCCCTCGCCGGCCGACGCTTTCGCGTCGCGTCCTGCCCTCGAGCGGACCCCGGCACCCCTTCCAAGCGAGGTTCCCGCCCCGGAGCCGACCCCGCAGCCGACGCAGGCCCCGGTCACGCCCGCGCACGAGGTGAGCTGGGCGAGCAGCGCGGTCAGCATCAACGGGGTGACGGTGCGGGTCGAGCGCATCATCGGGGACAAGGGGCAGAGCCTGGTGACCCTGAAGGTGACCAACGGAACCGATGCGGTGGTGAGCTTCCTCAAGCCGCAAGAGGCGCTCGGTCGCCTCGTCATCACCGACGATCTCAGCGGCGATTACAGCCGGGACGTGGACTGGACCTCGTTGCCCCTGGTCCTTTCCCAGGTCGAGGCGGGGCAGACGGCCGAAGGCACCCTGCGCCTGACCCGCACCATCGACCCCGCCGCGGGGATGGTGCGCCTGCTGCTCAAGGAGGACGGCGGGGTGAGCCGCGAATTCTTGCTGCGCGCCTATCGTCTCGAGAACTGA
- a CDS encoding secretin N-terminal domain-containing protein, translating to MKHKRLLLPLVVASLLSSGPGHAADNVYLQGRVSVPGGQSKMTFRLRNTTLREALQLIAETGNLNLILDDSVQGSVSLDFFQTPLNQILESMLTANGYRLQPYGKSFVVYRSGQYGQPVMRFVPLRYVNAQAILPTLNDLLDLNPQAAQAAASPKAGSAEASESVTTAVEGAGAPSASEIRDLFRLSVKTEPRSNRIVLTGPEDRVNQAESLVRRLDVLTPSRIFPLNYVTPKEAVDVLRASFFEAGAGKAISSLQNSVPDFAAVAPGARPTQRKDIIAVSQDSPRFIPMPTQNALLVMGSSSELMLVESVLKSIDKRRPQVRIKTQIVEMGVDDSRDLGLSYKAGARQLDFDSGRSDGTFTYDTVANGALSFQVKLNALITASKVKVLASPQILAMDNRTSVIKITDQIVGKMETNITQNANNTIITRTVTPDETGVVLELTPRIDSNGGVSMSIHPVISVAGERIRNTQTGDLIATLKSTREYQAQEIYVKDGETIVIGGLIQERKDETVKKLPLLGDIPFLGGLFQTRNDTSKQTEVQIFLTPEVIKDEKPRA from the coding sequence GTGAAACACAAACGGTTGCTGCTGCCCCTGGTGGTGGCAAGCCTGCTCTCGAGCGGCCCCGGCCACGCGGCGGACAACGTCTACCTCCAGGGGCGCGTCTCGGTGCCCGGAGGCCAGAGCAAGATGACCTTCCGGCTGCGCAACACCACCCTGCGCGAGGCGCTCCAGCTGATCGCCGAGACGGGGAACCTCAACCTGATCCTCGACGACTCGGTTCAGGGCAGCGTGTCGCTTGACTTCTTCCAGACCCCCCTCAACCAGATCCTCGAGTCGATGCTGACGGCCAACGGCTATCGCTTGCAGCCCTACGGCAAGAGCTTCGTCGTCTACCGGTCGGGTCAGTACGGCCAGCCGGTCATGCGCTTCGTGCCCCTTCGCTACGTGAACGCCCAGGCCATCCTGCCGACCCTCAACGACCTCCTGGACCTGAATCCCCAGGCCGCGCAGGCCGCCGCGTCGCCCAAGGCCGGCTCGGCGGAAGCCAGCGAATCCGTGACGACCGCCGTCGAGGGCGCCGGCGCGCCGAGCGCCTCGGAGATCCGGGACCTGTTCAGGCTCAGCGTCAAGACCGAGCCGCGCTCCAACCGCATCGTGCTGACCGGCCCCGAGGACAGGGTCAACCAGGCGGAGAGCCTGGTGCGACGCCTCGACGTTCTCACGCCGAGCAGGATTTTCCCGCTCAACTACGTCACGCCCAAGGAGGCGGTGGACGTCTTGCGGGCGAGCTTCTTCGAGGCGGGCGCAGGCAAGGCCATCTCCAGCCTCCAGAACAGCGTGCCCGACTTCGCGGCCGTGGCCCCCGGCGCCCGCCCGACCCAGCGCAAGGACATCATCGCCGTCTCCCAGGACTCGCCGCGCTTCATTCCCATGCCCACCCAGAACGCGCTCCTGGTGATGGGCTCCAGCAGCGAGCTGATGCTGGTCGAGTCGGTGCTCAAGTCCATCGACAAGCGCCGCCCTCAGGTCCGCATCAAGACGCAGATCGTCGAGATGGGCGTGGACGACTCGCGCGATCTGGGGCTCAGCTACAAGGCGGGCGCCCGGCAGCTCGACTTCGACTCGGGCCGCAGCGACGGCACCTTCACCTACGACACCGTGGCGAACGGCGCCCTCAGCTTCCAGGTCAAGCTCAACGCGCTCATCACCGCGAGCAAGGTCAAGGTCCTCGCGAGCCCCCAGATCCTGGCCATGGACAACCGTACCTCGGTCATCAAGATCACCGACCAGATCGTGGGCAAGATGGAAACCAACATCACCCAGAACGCCAACAACACCATCATCACGCGCACCGTCACCCCGGATGAGACCGGGGTGGTCCTGGAGCTGACCCCGCGCATCGACTCCAACGGCGGCGTGTCGATGAGCATTCACCCGGTCATCTCGGTCGCCGGCGAGCGGATCCGCAACACGCAGACAGGGGATCTCATCGCCACGCTCAAAAGCACCCGCGAGTACCAGGCCCAGGAGATCTACGTCAAGGACGGCGAGACCATCGTCATCGGGGGCCTCATCCAGGAGCGCAAGGACGAGACCGTCAAGAAGCTGCCCCTGCTGGGCGACATCCCCTTCCTCGGCGGCCTGTTCCAGACTCGCAACGACACGAGCAAGCAAACCGAAGTCCAGATCTTCCTGACCCCGGAGGTAATCAAGGATGAAAAGCCGCGCGCTTAG
- the uvrB gene encoding excinuclease ABC subunit UvrB codes for MPNPFAIKSAYQPAGDQPTAIAKLKEGLDQGMAAQTLLGATGTGKTYTIAQVIQAAQRPTLVIAHNKTLAAQLCNELREFFPDNRVEFFISYYDYYQPEAYIPSSDTYIEKTSSVNDEIDKLRHSATRSLLERRDTIVVASVSCIYGLGAPEEYLKGTVFLNRGDELGRDALLMHLVGVQYERNDVELMRGRFRVRGDTLEIVPAWEENVFRIEFFGDEIDRITEIDPVTGEVVSTRDELAIYPAKHFVTSEDRMQAIIADIEAELARRLPELRGANKLLEAQRLEQRTNYDLEMIREIGYCNGVENYSRHFTGRAPGEPPPTLLDYFPDDFLVVIDESHVSIPQIQGMFHGDRVRKETLVEHGFRLPSAKDNRPLKIDEFWERVGQKIFVSATPGDYELRVSDRVVEQIIRPTGLLDPEVLVRPIEGQIDDLVGEIRERVAREERVLVTTLTKKMAEDLTEYLQEIGIRVRYLHSDIKSLERIEILRDLRLGAFDVLVGVNLLREGLDLPEVSLVAILDADKEGFLRAHRSLIQMIGRAARHPKGKVLMYADKMTDSMVKALEETERRRALQFAHNERHGIVPKAIVKSTRNLILESLSAVDKTAAAVPMSAPANPGDLAGMIKDLEVQMKAAAAILDFETAAALRDRIQGLRAQQEKARKDMKLHG; via the coding sequence GTGCCAAATCCCTTCGCTATCAAATCCGCTTATCAGCCCGCGGGCGACCAGCCCACGGCGATCGCCAAGCTCAAAGAAGGGCTCGACCAGGGGATGGCCGCCCAGACCCTCCTGGGAGCGACCGGCACCGGCAAGACCTACACCATCGCGCAGGTGATCCAGGCTGCCCAGCGGCCGACGCTCGTCATCGCGCACAACAAGACCCTCGCCGCCCAGCTCTGCAACGAGCTGCGCGAGTTCTTCCCGGACAACCGGGTCGAGTTCTTCATCTCCTACTACGACTACTACCAGCCCGAGGCCTACATCCCCTCGAGCGACACCTACATCGAGAAGACCTCGAGCGTCAACGACGAGATCGACAAGCTTCGCCACTCGGCCACGCGCTCGCTCCTGGAGCGCCGCGACACCATCGTCGTGGCCTCGGTCTCGTGCATCTACGGCCTGGGTGCCCCGGAGGAGTACCTCAAGGGCACCGTCTTCCTCAATCGAGGCGACGAGCTCGGCCGCGATGCGCTGCTCATGCACCTGGTCGGCGTCCAGTACGAGCGCAACGACGTGGAGCTGATGCGCGGGCGCTTCCGGGTCAGGGGCGACACGCTCGAGATCGTTCCGGCCTGGGAGGAGAACGTCTTTCGGATCGAGTTCTTCGGCGACGAAATCGATCGCATCACCGAGATCGATCCGGTCACCGGCGAGGTCGTCAGCACCCGCGACGAGCTCGCGATCTACCCGGCCAAGCACTTCGTCACCTCCGAAGACCGCATGCAGGCGATCATCGCCGACATCGAGGCCGAGCTCGCACGTCGCCTGCCCGAGCTGCGCGGCGCCAACAAGCTGCTGGAGGCCCAGCGCCTGGAGCAGCGCACCAACTACGACCTGGAGATGATCCGCGAGATCGGCTACTGCAACGGGGTGGAGAACTACTCGCGCCACTTCACCGGCCGTGCGCCGGGAGAGCCGCCCCCCACCCTGCTCGACTACTTTCCCGACGACTTTTTGGTGGTCATCGACGAGAGCCACGTGAGCATCCCCCAGATCCAGGGGATGTTCCACGGCGATCGCGTCCGAAAGGAAACCCTGGTCGAGCACGGCTTCAGGCTGCCGAGCGCGAAGGACAACCGCCCGCTCAAGATCGACGAGTTCTGGGAGCGGGTCGGCCAGAAGATCTTCGTCTCGGCGACGCCGGGGGACTACGAGCTGAGGGTGTCGGATCGGGTGGTCGAGCAGATCATCCGGCCGACGGGCCTTCTGGACCCCGAGGTGCTGGTCCGGCCCATCGAGGGGCAGATCGACGACCTGGTGGGCGAGATCCGAGAGCGCGTCGCGCGCGAGGAGCGCGTCCTGGTCACGACCCTCACCAAGAAGATGGCCGAGGACCTGACCGAGTACCTCCAGGAGATCGGCATCCGGGTGCGCTACCTTCACTCGGACATCAAGAGCCTCGAGCGCATCGAGATCCTCCGCGACCTGCGCCTGGGGGCCTTCGACGTGCTGGTGGGGGTGAACCTGCTGCGAGAGGGGCTCGATCTGCCCGAGGTCTCGCTGGTGGCGATCCTCGACGCCGACAAGGAGGGCTTCCTGCGCGCGCACCGATCGCTCATCCAGATGATCGGCCGAGCCGCTCGCCACCCCAAGGGCAAGGTCCTGATGTACGCCGACAAGATGACCGATTCCATGGTCAAGGCCCTGGAGGAGACCGAACGCCGCCGCGCGCTGCAGTTCGCCCACAACGAGCGGCACGGGATCGTCCCCAAGGCGATCGTCAAGAGCACGCGCAACCTGATTCTCGAGAGCCTCAGCGCGGTGGACAAGACGGCGGCCGCGGTCCCCATGAGCGCCCCGGCGAACCCCGGCGACCTCGCCGGCATGATCAAGGACCTGGAGGTCCAGATGAAGGCAGCCGCCGCGATCCTGGACTTCGAGACGGCGGCCGCCCTGCGCGATCGCATCCAGGGCCTGCGCGCGCAGCAGGAGAAGGCCCGCAAGGACATGAAGCTTCATGGCTGA
- a CDS encoding prepilin-type N-terminal cleavage/methylation domain-containing protein, with protein MSRRNNQSGFTLIEVSLAIVIGVIVLAGAITLYNQSKISAGNSKAQEKVLALATMAEEISANRGGSYPDAAGLQTAWEARRDDAKSSPWGGAITPSVASGSWASSLGYTSTASAGVIFYSTGAGTMSFNDIGSVASPSFANFAIGIVPPSGGGVGFIQGGK; from the coding sequence ATGTCTCGGCGCAACAATCAATCCGGCTTCACCCTGATCGAGGTGTCGCTCGCGATCGTCATCGGTGTCATCGTGCTGGCAGGCGCCATCACCCTGTACAACCAGTCCAAGATTTCCGCGGGCAACTCGAAGGCTCAAGAGAAGGTCCTCGCGCTCGCGACCATGGCCGAAGAGATCTCGGCGAACCGCGGGGGTAGCTATCCCGATGCTGCGGGCCTGCAGACCGCATGGGAAGCGCGTCGCGACGATGCGAAGAGCAGCCCCTGGGGCGGCGCCATCACCCCGTCGGTCGCAAGCGGCAGCTGGGCCAGCTCGCTGGGCTATACCAGCACGGCCAGCGCTGGCGTCATTTTCTATTCGACCGGCGCCGGCACCATGAGCTTCAATGACATCGGGTCGGTCGCTTCCCCCTCGTTCGCGAACTTCGCCATCGGCATCGTTCCCCCCAGCGGGGGCGGGGTGGGCTTCATCCAGGGCGGCAAGTAA
- a CDS encoding ABC transporter permease subunit, with amino-acid sequence MDFKVVAIARLSFKAALNEKLLHLALLFGLGLMALSVALGDLGPGAGAKIVLDFGLGTMQLVSTLVAIALASHDMPRELERRTLYVVLSKPIGRTALIVGKYLGLVAALGLLIAAMALVFYGMLAVVHLPLMPHYLVAIATGALETFVVAGIATLFSLMTSPTLAALYALALMVLGHQTELIRTYGQHAGGFAGTFGEVLYRMIPNLEALNLKNDVVYGVLPSPAELGLCVAYALCLMIALTGLSVLVFRRKEL; translated from the coding sequence ATGGACTTCAAGGTGGTCGCGATCGCCCGTCTGAGCTTCAAGGCGGCCCTCAACGAAAAGCTGCTTCACCTTGCGCTCCTCTTCGGGCTCGGCCTCATGGCCCTCTCGGTCGCCCTGGGGGACCTGGGGCCCGGTGCCGGCGCCAAGATCGTCCTCGACTTCGGTCTGGGCACCATGCAGCTCGTCTCGACCCTCGTCGCGATCGCCCTGGCCTCGCACGACATGCCCCGCGAGCTCGAGCGTCGAACGCTCTACGTGGTGCTGAGCAAGCCGATCGGCCGCACCGCCCTGATCGTCGGCAAGTACCTGGGCCTCGTCGCCGCCCTCGGCCTCTTGATCGCGGCCATGGCGCTGGTCTTCTACGGCATGCTCGCGGTGGTGCACCTGCCCTTGATGCCCCACTACCTGGTGGCGATCGCGACCGGCGCGCTCGAGACCTTCGTGGTGGCGGGCATCGCCACGCTCTTCTCCCTGATGACCTCGCCCACTCTCGCGGCCCTCTACGCCCTGGCCCTGATGGTCCTGGGGCATCAGACGGAACTGATCCGCACCTACGGTCAGCACGCGGGCGGCTTCGCGGGTACCTTCGGCGAGGTCCTCTACCGGATGATCCCGAACCTCGAAGCCTTGAACCTCAAGAACGACGTGGTCTACGGGGTGCTCCCATCCCCCGCTGAGCTCGGCCTTTGCGTCGCCTACGCCCTGTGCCTGATGATCGCCCTGACCGGCCTGTCGGTCCTGGTCTTCAGGCGCAAGGAGCTCTAG
- a CDS encoding type II secretion system protein produces MRAHKQAGFTLIEAILVITIGTVLLASGTVLYRQYRQSVGDSAALDKVMALQGTVESLYALRGGNYPDVQTLYSTWQAKRPQDFDMSPWGGFAVYNNSNIGVGGGIASDSGQVPDPISGDRGVLYYWQTDPNSPGAKIHAQDSAGGDDVDVSFYNYLVAVVPNDGGAIPPYWFVRGSRLASGSNSYDLEGQVGNGGGGDSNAPSDPW; encoded by the coding sequence ATGCGCGCGCACAAGCAGGCGGGATTCACGCTGATCGAGGCGATCCTGGTGATCACCATCGGGACGGTCCTGCTCGCCTCGGGCACCGTCCTCTACCGGCAGTACCGCCAATCGGTCGGCGACTCGGCGGCCCTCGACAAGGTCATGGCCCTCCAGGGCACCGTCGAGTCCCTCTACGCCCTGCGCGGCGGCAACTACCCCGATGTCCAGACCCTCTACAGCACCTGGCAGGCCAAGCGCCCTCAGGATTTCGACATGAGCCCCTGGGGCGGGTTCGCCGTCTACAACAACTCCAACATCGGCGTCGGCGGGGGGATCGCGAGCGACAGCGGCCAGGTGCCGGACCCCATCAGTGGGGACCGGGGGGTCCTCTACTACTGGCAGACCGACCCCAACAGCCCCGGGGCCAAGATCCACGCCCAGGACTCGGCGGGCGGCGATGACGTGGACGTCAGCTTCTACAACTACCTCGTCGCCGTCGTCCCCAACGACGGGGGGGCGATCCCGCCCTACTGGTTCGTGAGGGGATCCCGGCTCGCCTCGGGCAGCAACTCCTACGACCTGGAAGGGCAGGTCGGCAACGGCGGGGGCGGCGACTCCAACGCGCCCTCCGACCCCTGGTGA
- a CDS encoding ATP-binding protein, with protein sequence MTHPDSTSSTIFIQLLSDLGEAALVLEGLHILAANDAFCRMTGYRAEELLVLESCLELAALTDRPFLEHRHRQRLANPGGISHAETRIRHRDGQTLDVSVSVKPLLPDVHRYIVLVRDITQQKRNQEDLRRANEQFAIILQGVADGIFAMDGAGDLVYANDAALRFYGFTRAQAELVDWKAQLSRQVAFSEIGGSPIPIDRLPIMRALAGEVVPGQVMDYHFLETGERRVAMVKATPAFDAEGRVRFAIAIVTDLTERTRLDRLKGDFLNAVTHELRTPLTSIKAYAEFLEDELLGSLSPEQHAFIAQLQRGTRQLEVLVDDLLDFARIEAGEFVVRPQPCDAAAIVRQVAEAFDPIAQARELSLTVSAPGAPLEIQADPNRLVQILNNLMSNALKFTPAGGSVSLGLQGADAETTFVVADTGIGIPSEHMPHLFTKFYQAESSLTRNYKGTGLGLPITKALVEAHGGTISVASVPGAGSTFTIRLPHA encoded by the coding sequence CGGGGAGGCCGCCCTCGTCCTCGAAGGCTTGCACATCCTGGCCGCAAACGACGCCTTCTGTCGCATGACGGGCTACCGCGCCGAGGAACTGCTCGTCCTGGAAAGCTGCCTGGAGCTTGCGGCCTTGACGGATCGCCCCTTCCTGGAGCATCGCCACCGGCAGCGCCTCGCCAACCCCGGAGGAATCTCGCACGCCGAGACCCGCATCCGCCACCGGGACGGACAGACGCTCGACGTGTCGGTCTCGGTCAAGCCCCTGCTGCCCGACGTCCACCGCTACATCGTGCTCGTGCGCGACATCACGCAGCAGAAGCGGAACCAGGAGGATCTCCGGCGCGCCAACGAGCAGTTCGCGATCATCCTGCAGGGGGTGGCGGACGGCATCTTCGCGATGGATGGGGCGGGCGATCTCGTCTATGCCAACGACGCTGCCCTTCGCTTCTACGGCTTCACGCGCGCGCAGGCCGAGCTCGTCGACTGGAAGGCCCAGCTCTCACGCCAGGTCGCCTTCTCGGAGATCGGGGGCAGCCCGATCCCGATCGATCGCCTGCCCATCATGCGGGCCCTGGCGGGCGAGGTCGTCCCCGGTCAGGTGATGGACTACCACTTCCTCGAAACAGGGGAGCGTCGCGTCGCCATGGTGAAGGCGACGCCCGCCTTCGACGCGGAAGGCAGGGTGCGCTTCGCGATCGCCATCGTCACCGACCTGACCGAGCGCACGCGCCTCGATCGCCTCAAGGGCGACTTCCTGAACGCCGTGACCCACGAGCTGCGCACGCCCCTCACCTCGATCAAGGCCTACGCCGAGTTCCTCGAGGATGAGCTGCTCGGCTCGCTCTCGCCCGAGCAGCACGCGTTCATCGCCCAGCTCCAGCGTGGGACGCGACAGCTGGAGGTCCTGGTTGACGACCTGCTGGACTTCGCGCGAATCGAGGCAGGCGAGTTCGTGGTGCGGCCGCAGCCGTGCGACGCGGCGGCCATCGTCAGACAGGTGGCCGAGGCCTTCGACCCCATCGCGCAGGCCCGAGAGCTCTCGCTCACGGTGAGCGCCCCGGGCGCGCCCCTGGAGATCCAGGCGGATCCCAACCGCCTGGTCCAGATCCTCAACAACCTCATGAGCAACGCCCTGAAGTTCACCCCCGCGGGGGGCTCGGTGAGTCTCGGCCTCCAGGGGGCCGATGCCGAGACCACCTTCGTCGTGGCGGACACGGGGATCGGGATCCCGTCGGAGCACATGCCGCACCTCTTCACCAAGTTCTACCAGGCCGAGAGCTCGTTGACCCGCAACTACAAGGGCACCGGGCTCGGCTTGCCCATCACCAAGGCCCTGGTCGAGGCTCACGGGGGCACCATCTCGGTGGCGAGCGTGCCGGGGGCGGGCTCCACCTTCACCATCCGTCTGCCTCACGCCTGA
- the tatA gene encoding twin-arginine translocase TatA/TatE family subunit: MRAARQFHSLARSSMLSPTTVAIVAIGALVVFGPKKLPELARSLGKSLAEFKAGAEEAQDVLKREINRPAEAPRSEASASEAKRDDA; the protein is encoded by the coding sequence GTGCGCGCCGCTCGCCAGTTCCACTCCCTTGCGAGGTCCTCCATGCTCAGTCCCACCACCGTCGCCATCGTCGCCATCGGCGCGCTCGTCGTCTTCGGCCCCAAGAAGCTCCCCGAGCTGGCACGCTCGCTCGGCAAGAGCCTCGCCGAGTTCAAGGCCGGCGCCGAGGAGGCCCAGGATGTCCTGAAGCGCGAGATCAACCGCCCCGCCGAAGCCCCCAGGTCCGAAGCCTCCGCGAGCGAGGCCAAGCGCGACGACGCTTAA